From Pseudomonas arsenicoxydans:
GTGGTGATCTGGTGGAAGCGTCGGCCACAGGGGAAATTCGGAGTGCCTCCGCTGCGCCACGACCTGCCAAAATGGAAAACCGCCATGGTGATCATGTTTGCATTGGCGGTGATATTTCCGCTGGTGGGTGCCTCTTTGGTGGTGGTCTGGGTATTGGATCGCGTGCTGTTGTCGCGCTTCACCCGGCAAACTGAATCGGCCTCATCTTCATCGTGAAACCAGCGAGATGCGCGGATTAGAGAGGCCTGTAGACTTTCCGCGCTTATCTCACGGTCATGATCGTTCCCACGCTCTGCGTGGGAATGCAGCCCGGGACGCTCTGCGTCCCAAAGCGGACGCCGAGCGTCCATTGAGGCATTCCCACGCGGGAGCGTGGGAACGATCCCCAAACCGGCATCAGCCATCACCCAATATCCCAGAGCAAACGCATGACCTCGCTGAACCTCACGAACCTCGCCTGGACACCTCTGGGTCATGGTCACTGTCATCACCAGTTCCAGCTGCGTGATGCCTCGTTGCACGTGGCCGCCGGGGAGTTCGTCGGGTTGATCGGCCCCAACGGCAGCGGCAAGACCAGCCTGCTTCGTTGCGCTTATCGCTTCAGCAAACCCGAGAGCGGCGCGGTCCTGCTCGATCATCAGAACGTCTGGAAGCAATCCTCACGCTGGTGTGCACAACGCATCGCCGTGGTCTTGCAGGAGTTCCCCGACGCCTTCGGCCTGAGCGTCTTCGACGTGGTCGCCATGGGCCGCACGCCGCACAAAGGTCTGTTCGATGGTGACACCCTCGAAGACCGCCATCTGGTGACCCAGGCGCTGGAATCCGTCGGCCTCCAAGGCTTCGATGATCACGCCTTTTCCACCCTCTCCGGCGGTGAAAAGCAACGGGTGATCCTCGCTCGCGCCCTGGCCCAGCAACCGCAACTACTGATCCTCGACGAGCCCACCAATCACCTCGATCCGCGCTTTCAGATCGAACTGTTGCAACGGGTCAAACGCTTGAAGATCGGCACCCTGGCCAGCATCCACGACCTCAATCTTGCCGCCGCTTTCTGTGATCGACTCTACGTCATCAATCACGGTCGCATCGTCGTCAGCGGCACGCCCAGGGAAGTGCTGACCGCCCCGCTGTTGCGCGACGTCTTCGGCGTACAAGCGCTGATCGATGAACACCCCTTGCACGGCTACCCACGAATCACCTGGATAACCCAACCATGAGTTTGCGTTCCCTGCTTTGCCTCGCCCTGTTGCTGGGCAGTGCCCAGGCATTTGCCGAGGCCACGAAATACCCGCTGACGATCCACAGCTGCAACCGCGAAGTGACCTTCAAACACGCGCCGAAACACGCGCTCAGCCACGACATCAACATGACCCAGATGATGCTCGCCCTCGGCCTCAAACCGAGCATGGCCGGCTACAGCGGCGTGACGGGCTGGAAATCGGTGACGCCCGAGATGCAGACCATCCTCGACGGTTTGCCGGAGCTCGCGGCGAAGTACCCGTCGGTGGAAACCCTGCTCGATGCCAACGTCGATTTCTTCTTCGCCGGATGGGATTACGGCATGCGCGTGGGCGGCGACCTCACGCCACAGACCTTGCAGCCGCTGGGCATCAACGTCTATGAGTTGACCGAGTCCTGTGCCTTCGTGATGAAGCGCCCGGCCGCCACGCTGGAAGACACCTACAACGACCTGCGCAACCTCGGCAAGATCTTCGACGTGCAGGACCGCGCCAACGCCTTGATCGCGCAAATGCAGGCGCAAGTCGACGAGGTACGCAAGGACCTGCCAGCGGACAAGCCCCGCGTCTTTCTTTACGACAGCGGCGAAGATCGCGCCATGACCTCCGGCCGCCTCGGCATGCCGCAAGCCCTGATCGATGCGGCGGGAGGTCGCAATATTCTGGATGACGTCGAGTCGAGCTGGACCCGGGTCAATTGGGAGAACGTGGTCGAGCGCAACCCGCAGGTGATCGTGATCGTCGACTACGGCGAAGTCACCGCTGAACAGAAGGAGCAATTCCTGCTGAACAACAAGGCGCTGCAATCGGTGGACGCCATCAAGAACCAGCGCTTCATCGTGATTCCCTATGTGCAGGCCACGCCGGGCATCGACAACGTGCTGGCGGTTGAAACCCTGGCCAAGGGATTCCACGGCGAATGATCAATCGTCGCTACGCCTTGTTGTTGATAGTCCTCGGCGCGCTGTTACTGGTGTCGTGCGTGGTCTCGCTGGGCTTCGGTCCGGCGCGGGTGCCGGTGGATGTGGTGTGGCGGATCCTGCTGCAAAAAGTGCTCGGCGTCGGTGAGGTGAACTGGACCGCCGGGCAAGAGCACATCGTGTGGCTGATCCGCGTACCGCGCATGTTGCTCGGTGCGCTGGTGGGCGCCGGGCTGGCGCTGATCGGCGCGGTGCTGCAGGCGGTGACGCGTAATCCCCTGGCCGATCCGCACCTGCTCGGGGTCACTTCCGGTGCGACCCTCGGCGCGGTGATCGTGGTGCTGCATGTCGGTGAAATCGTTGGCCTGCTGACCTTGCCGAT
This genomic window contains:
- a CDS encoding ABC transporter ATP-binding protein translates to MTSLNLTNLAWTPLGHGHCHHQFQLRDASLHVAAGEFVGLIGPNGSGKTSLLRCAYRFSKPESGAVLLDHQNVWKQSSRWCAQRIAVVLQEFPDAFGLSVFDVVAMGRTPHKGLFDGDTLEDRHLVTQALESVGLQGFDDHAFSTLSGGEKQRVILARALAQQPQLLILDEPTNHLDPRFQIELLQRVKRLKIGTLASIHDLNLAAAFCDRLYVINHGRIVVSGTPREVLTAPLLRDVFGVQALIDEHPLHGYPRITWITQP
- a CDS encoding ABC transporter substrate-binding protein, coding for MSLRSLLCLALLLGSAQAFAEATKYPLTIHSCNREVTFKHAPKHALSHDINMTQMMLALGLKPSMAGYSGVTGWKSVTPEMQTILDGLPELAAKYPSVETLLDANVDFFFAGWDYGMRVGGDLTPQTLQPLGINVYELTESCAFVMKRPAATLEDTYNDLRNLGKIFDVQDRANALIAQMQAQVDEVRKDLPADKPRVFLYDSGEDRAMTSGRLGMPQALIDAAGGRNILDDVESSWTRVNWENVVERNPQVIVIVDYGEVTAEQKEQFLLNNKALQSVDAIKNQRFIVIPYVQATPGIDNVLAVETLAKGFHGE